A genome region from Setaria italica strain Yugu1 chromosome III, Setaria_italica_v2.0, whole genome shotgun sequence includes the following:
- the LOC101786444 gene encoding probable LRR receptor-like serine/threonine-protein kinase At1g51810, producing the protein MAPSAAVLFLIVVVLVVCLVASPELAVVYGQLDSPGKKRAPSAVLSFINADHCFISIDCGIAEGRTYPDQSTSGLVYVSDAGFTDAGFSAAVRPPYDDPNMADRYRTVRYFPGGAGARSCYTLRPVTPGGRYLVRAAFHYGNYDGLSSLPVFDLSLGVNRWATVNITGASVKYILEAVAVSPADFVQVCLVNTGLGTPFISGLDLRPLRATMYQEATVNQSLLLLSLSRPSATFAFNRYQFWPPDYALYRYPYDPYDRLWQRYGTVAAWTNITTSNDVDVSNITSFDKPSPILRSAVTPVNGTRIDFSWISDSALDNDNSTYLLLLYFAELQRVPSNALRQFDIVVDNAAGNGSQSFTPKYLSAELVKRMVQGSGQHTVSLVATPEATLPPILNALEIYSVKLMTETATNDADAKAMMMIRTKYALKKNWMGDPCAPKAFAWDGLNCSFPSSGPAWITALRLSSSGLTGTIDSSFGDLKSLQYLDLSNNSLSGPVPDFLAQMPSLTFLDLSSNKLSGRVPEVLLERHRNGSLVLRTGYNANLCDNNNTSTCELEKKSNRTLVIATAVPIAVATLLFVAAFLILRSMKNKQDEWMANNSRLSTSGDRSNIFENRKFTYRELKLITANFREEIGRGGFGAVFLGYLENQSPVAVKIRSKTSSQGDKEFLAEAQHLTRVHHKNLVSLIGYCKDRKHMALVYEYMQGGNLEERLRGEASAATLLTWHQRLKIALDSAQGLEYLHKSCQPPLIHRDVKTQNILLSADLEAKLADFGLMKAFADDFKTHVTTLPAGTLGYLDPEYYNTSQLSEKSDVYSFGVVLLELITGQPPAVPVSNTESIHVALWVRQKLSEGDIASIADPRMRGEYDVNSVWKVAELALKCKEKPSRERPTMTDVVAELKESLDLQVSYAMGYYSSTTSSTINLSATSVDLQSDAQPSDHPEKQPVPELQQVGIESATRIGPAPR; encoded by the exons ATGGCGCCATCAGCTGCAGTGCTgttcctcatcgtcgtcgtcctcgtcgtatGCTTGGTAGCGTCACCGGAGCTCGCCGTCGTCTATGGCCAGCTCGATTCCCCAGGCAAGAAGAGAGCTCCTTCAGCTGTGCTCTCCTTCATCAACGCCGATCATT GTTTCATCAGCATCGACTGCGGCATCGCGGAGGGCCGGACCTACCCCGACCAGTCCACGAGCGGCCTCGTCTACGTCTCCGACGCCGGCTTCACCGACGCCGGGTTCAGCGCCGCCGTGCGCCCGCCGTACGACGACCCGAACATGGCCGACCGCTACCGCACCGTCCGGTActtccccggcggcgccggcgcgcgcagCTGCTACACGCTCCGGCCGGTCACGCCGGGCGGCAGGTACCTCGTCAGGGCCGCCTTCCACTACGGCAACTACGACGGCCTCAGCAGCCTCCCCGTCTTCGACCTCTCCCTCGGCGTGAACCGCTGGGCCACCGTGAACATCACCGGCGCCAGCGTCAAGTACATCCTAGAGGCGGTGGCCGTGTCGCCGGCAGACTTCGTGCAG GTGTGCTTGGTGAATACAGGGTTGGGTACACCATTCATCTCCGGGCTTGACCTGAGGCCACTCAGGGCGACCATGTACCAGGAGGCCACTGTCAACCAGTCCCTTCTTCTGCTAAGCCTCTCCCGGCCATCAGCCACCTTCGCTTTCAACCGATATCAGTTCTGGCCACCTGATTATGCACTGTACAG GTACCCTTATGATCCATATGACCGTCTTTGGCAAAGGTACGGAACCGTTGCCGCATGGACCAACATAACTACCTCAAACGATGTCGACGTCTCAAACATCACCAGCTTCGACAAGCCATCGCCTATACTGCGCAGTGCCGTCACTCCGGTGAATGGAACACGCATAGACTTCTCATGGATCTCAGATTCGGCCTTGGATAATGACAATTCGACTTaccttctgcttctctactTCGCGGAGTTACAGAGGGTACCAAGCAATGCGCTGAGGCAGTTTGACATCGTTGTCGACAACGCTGCAGGGAACGGCAGCCAGAGCTTCACCCCGAAGTACCTCTCTGCAGAGCTTGTGAAAAGGATGGTGCAGGGGTCAGGCCAACATACCGTCTCGCTTGTCGCCACACCGGAGGCCACACTTCCACCCATACTGAATGCACTCGAGATATATTCAGTAAAGCTGATGACTGAGACTGCGACGAATGATGCAGATG CTAAGGCTATGATGATGATTCGCACAAAGTATGCACTAAAGAAAAATTGGATGGGTGATCCTTGTGCACCAAAAGCATTTGCATGGGATGGCTTGAACTGCAGTTTTCCGTCATCTGGTCCTGCATGGATAACAGCTCT GCGCTTATCATCAAGTGGGTTGACTGGTACAATTGATTCTTCTTTTGGAGACCTAAAATCCCTCCAATACCT GGATCTGTCAAATAATAGCCTATCAGGTCCAGTGCCAGATTTTTTAGCGCAAATGCCATCACTGACATTCCT TGACTTGTCAAGCAACAAACTCAGTGGACGGGTACCTGAAGTTCTACTAGAAAGGCATCGAAATGGATCTCTTGTATTAAG GACTGGTTACAACGCAAATCTGTGTGATAATAATAATACTTCAACCTGTGAGCTGGAGAAGAAAAGCAACAGAACACTTGTTATCGCAACAGCTGTTCCAATAGCAGTAGCAACTCTACTGTTTGTGGCAGCATTTCTTATCCTCCGTAGTATGAAAAATAAGCAAG ATGAATGGATGGCAAACAACTCAAGGCTTAGTACTTCAGGAGACAGGTCAAACATATTTGAGAACAGAAAGTTCACCTACAGGGAGCTGAAACTCATCACTGCTAACTTCAGAGAAGAAATAGGGAGAGGAGGGTTTGGTGCTGTCTTCCTAGGATATTTGGAGAACCAAAGTCCAGTTGCCGTCAAGATACGTTCAAAAACATCCTCTCAAGGGGATAAAGAGTTTTTAGCAGAG GCTCAGCATTTGACTAGAGTTCATCATAAAAACTTAGTTTCCTTGATTGGATATTGCAAGGACAGGAAACATATGGCCCTTGTCTATGAATACATGCAAGGAGGGAACCTAGAGGAACGTCTAAGGG GAGAGGCATCTGCTGCTACACTCCTCACTTGGCATCAACGTCTCAAGATTGCTCTCGACTCCGCCCAAG GATTGGAGTACCTACATAAATCATGCCAGCCGCCACTGATCCATAGGGATGTAAAGACACAGAATATTCTGCTATCGGCTGATCTTGAGGCGAAGTTAGCAGACTTTGGCCTCATGAAGGCATTTGCTGACGACTTCAAGACCCATGTCACCACCCTGCCGGCAGGTACCCTGGGTTATCTTGACCCTGAATACTACAATACCTCCCAGCTCAGTGAGAAGAGCGACGTATACAGTTTTGGAGTTGTGCTACTGGAGCTTATCACAGGCCAGCCACCGGCAGTCCCTGTAAGTAACACTGAGAGCATCCATGTCGCGCTATGGGTGCGCCAGAAGCTCTCTGAGGGTGACATTGCAAGCATTGCTGACCCAAGGATGCGTGGGGAGTATGATGTCAACTCTGTCTGGAAAGTTGCAGAGCTGGCACTGAAGTGCAAAGAAAAGCCATCAAGAGAGCGACCCACGATGACAGATGTTGTGGCAGAGCTCAAGGAGAGCTTGGACCTGCAGGTGTCCTATGCAATGGGCTACTACAGCTCAACCACGAGCAGCACAATCAATCTCAGCGCAACCAGTGTTGATTTGCAAAGTGATGCCCAACCAAGTGATCACCCAGAAAAGCAACCTGTGCCTGAGCTGCAACAGGTAGGCATTGAATCAGCAACTCGTATAGGTCCTGCACCAAGATGA